A region from the Citrobacter telavivensis genome encodes:
- a CDS encoding LacI family DNA-binding transcriptional regulator — translation MKPVTLYDVADHAGVSYQTVSRVVNQASHVSAKTRQKVEAAMAELNYIPNRVAQQLAGKHTPLIGVATSNLALHAPSQIVASIKSRADQSGASVVIAMVERSGVDACKAAVHNLLAQRVTGLIINYPLDEEDAIAVAASCGTVPVLFLDVSDLSPINSIIFSHDDGARLGVEHLVQHGHQRIALLAGPRTSVSARLRLAGWHKYLARHQLQPVAEQEGDWSAMSGFLQTQQMLSAGIIPGAMLVANDQMALGAMRAISEFGLRVASDISVVGYDDTEDSACYIPPLTTIRQDFALLGQTSVDRLLQLSRGESTLGNQLLPVTLVERKTVLPPEKQHTSPQALADSLIQLARQVALLNRP, via the coding sequence GTGAAACCGGTAACGCTATACGATGTTGCAGACCACGCTGGCGTCTCCTATCAGACGGTATCCCGCGTGGTAAATCAGGCGAGCCACGTTTCCGCGAAAACCCGGCAAAAAGTTGAAGCCGCCATGGCGGAGCTGAATTACATCCCCAACCGCGTCGCCCAACAACTGGCCGGAAAACACACGCCGCTTATTGGCGTAGCAACGTCCAATCTGGCACTGCATGCCCCTTCGCAGATTGTCGCGTCCATCAAGTCGCGCGCCGACCAGTCCGGCGCCAGCGTGGTGATTGCGATGGTTGAACGCAGCGGTGTCGACGCCTGCAAAGCGGCAGTACATAACCTGCTGGCGCAGCGGGTAACGGGGCTGATTATTAACTACCCCCTTGATGAAGAAGATGCCATCGCCGTCGCCGCCTCCTGCGGTACGGTACCCGTTTTGTTCCTCGACGTGTCTGATCTTTCCCCGATCAACAGTATTATTTTCTCGCACGATGATGGTGCCCGACTGGGTGTTGAACATCTGGTCCAGCACGGACACCAGCGCATTGCTTTGTTAGCGGGCCCCCGCACTTCCGTTTCGGCGCGCCTGCGCCTGGCGGGCTGGCATAAATACCTTGCTCGCCACCAGTTGCAACCGGTCGCAGAACAAGAAGGCGACTGGAGCGCGATGTCCGGTTTTTTGCAGACGCAGCAAATGCTCAGTGCAGGCATCATCCCCGGCGCAATGCTGGTGGCAAACGATCAAATGGCGCTGGGCGCGATGCGGGCCATCAGCGAATTTGGCCTGCGCGTGGCAAGTGACATTTCGGTAGTGGGTTATGACGATACCGAGGACAGCGCCTGCTACATCCCGCCGCTCACGACCATCAGGCAAGATTTTGCCCTTCTCGGCCAGACCAGCGTCGATCGCCTGCTGCAACTTTCCCGCGGCGAATCGACCCTCGGAAATCAACTGCTGCCGGTCACGCTGGTGGAGCGAAAAACCGTTCTGCCCCCTGAAAAACAGCACACCTCCCCGCAGGCGCTGGCCGACTCGCTGATTCAACTGGCGCGTCAGGTCGCGTTGTTAAATCGGCCGTAA
- a CDS encoding MFS transporter, translated as MYYLKNTNFWMFGFFFFFYFFIMGAYFPFFPIWLHDINHISKGDTGVIFACISLFSLLFQPIFGLLSDKLGLRKHLLWIITGMLVMFAPFFIYVFGPLLQFNILLGSIVGGIYLGFIYNAGAPAIEAYIEKASRRSHFEFGRARMFGCVGWALCASITGIMFTINNQFVFWLGSGCAVILAILLFFSKADAPSSAKVADAVGANQSAFSLKLALELFKQPKLWFLSLYVVGVSCTYDVFDQQFANFFTSFFTTGEQGTRVFGYVTTLGELLNASIMFFAPLIVNRIGGKNALLLAGTIMSVRIIGSSFATSALEVVILKTLHMFEIPFLIVGCFKYITSQFEVRFSATIYLVCFCFFKQLAMIFMSVFAGNMYESVGFQGTYLILGLIALSFTLISVFTLSGPGPFSRVFAQASKQV; from the coding sequence ATGTATTATTTGAAAAATACTAATTTCTGGATGTTCGGCTTTTTCTTCTTCTTTTATTTTTTCATTATGGGAGCCTACTTCCCGTTTTTCCCGATCTGGTTACACGATATCAACCATATCAGCAAAGGTGACACCGGCGTCATTTTCGCCTGCATCTCACTGTTTTCACTTCTGTTTCAGCCCATCTTTGGCCTGCTCTCGGATAAGCTCGGTCTGCGTAAACATCTGTTGTGGATCATTACCGGGATGCTGGTAATGTTCGCACCTTTTTTCATTTACGTTTTTGGTCCGTTACTTCAGTTCAATATATTACTCGGCTCGATCGTCGGCGGGATTTATCTTGGTTTTATCTACAACGCCGGGGCCCCTGCTATTGAGGCTTATATTGAAAAAGCCAGCCGCCGCAGCCATTTTGAATTTGGCCGCGCACGTATGTTTGGCTGCGTAGGCTGGGCGCTATGCGCCTCTATTACCGGGATTATGTTCACCATCAATAACCAGTTCGTTTTTTGGTTGGGTTCCGGCTGTGCGGTGATTCTGGCGATACTGTTGTTTTTCTCAAAAGCGGATGCGCCCTCTTCTGCAAAGGTTGCAGATGCAGTAGGCGCCAACCAGTCCGCCTTCAGCCTGAAGCTGGCGCTGGAACTGTTTAAGCAACCGAAGCTGTGGTTCCTTTCGCTGTACGTGGTCGGTGTATCCTGTACTTACGATGTGTTTGACCAACAGTTCGCCAACTTCTTCACCTCATTCTTTACGACGGGCGAACAAGGTACACGCGTTTTTGGCTACGTCACCACGCTGGGAGAACTGCTGAACGCTTCCATCATGTTCTTTGCGCCGCTGATTGTTAACCGAATTGGCGGAAAGAACGCGCTGCTGCTGGCGGGTACCATTATGTCAGTACGGATCATCGGTTCCTCGTTTGCCACCAGCGCGCTGGAAGTCGTCATCCTGAAAACGCTGCATATGTTTGAGATCCCCTTCCTGATCGTCGGCTGCTTCAAATACATCACCAGCCAGTTTGAGGTGCGTTTCTCGGCCACAATTTATCTGGTGTGCTTCTGTTTCTTCAAACAGTTGGCGATGATTTTCATGTCCGTCTTTGCCGGCAACATGTATGAAAGCGTGGGTTTCCAGGGGACGTATCTGATACTGGGGCTGATCGCACTGAGCTTTACGCTCATTTCGGTCTTTACCCTGAGTGGGCCGGGGCCATTTTCCCGCGTCTTCGCACAGGCGAGTAAACAAGTTTGA
- a CDS encoding MBL fold metallo-hydrolase: protein MNITHIRNATQLITFGGKTFLVDPMLAPKGAYPGFPGTARAEIRNPTVELPCDLNTLLQADALIVTHLHADHWDDVAAKVVPKEKPIYVQNEQDVQILRAQGFSQLTVLTDNTRLGEITLRKTGGQHGSDRLYAIPAMAERMGDACGIVFQHPQEKTLYLVGDTIWRDEVEANMVTFQPDVVVLNAGFAHVIGFGAIIMGAEDVLKTHFVLPDAQIVAIHMEAINHCLLTRTALREYARDNQIAECVRVPEDGETLTF, encoded by the coding sequence ATGAACATCACCCATATTCGCAACGCCACCCAGTTGATTACCTTTGGTGGTAAAACCTTTCTCGTCGATCCGATGCTTGCCCCGAAAGGTGCGTATCCCGGCTTTCCCGGCACGGCGCGGGCGGAGATCCGTAATCCAACGGTTGAACTCCCCTGCGATCTCAACACCCTGTTGCAGGCCGATGCGCTGATCGTCACCCATCTCCATGCGGACCACTGGGACGACGTCGCCGCAAAGGTCGTGCCGAAAGAGAAGCCGATTTATGTACAGAACGAACAGGATGTACAAATCCTGCGGGCGCAGGGTTTTAGTCAACTCACGGTGCTGACGGACAATACCCGGCTGGGTGAGATCACGTTGCGTAAAACAGGCGGCCAGCACGGATCCGACCGGCTGTACGCCATTCCTGCCATGGCTGAGCGAATGGGCGATGCCTGCGGGATTGTGTTCCAGCATCCACAGGAAAAAACGCTGTATTTGGTCGGCGATACTATCTGGCGCGATGAGGTCGAAGCCAACATGGTCACATTCCAGCCTGATGTGGTAGTACTGAACGCCGGGTTTGCACACGTGATCGGTTTTGGTGCCATCATCATGGGGGCAGAAGATGTGCTGAAAACCCACTTCGTACTGCCCGATGCGCAAATTGTGGCGATTCACATGGAAGCGATAAACCACTGCCTGTTGACGCGTACCGCGCTCAGGGAATACGCCCGCGATAACCAGATTGCAGAATGTGTCCGGGTACCGGAAGATGGGGAAACCCTGACGTTCTAA
- a CDS encoding ferric ABC transporter ATP-binding protein — translation MSQKNFVELRNVTKRFGSNTVIDNINLTIPQGQMVTLLGPSGCGKTTILRLVAGLEKPSEGQIFIDGEDVTHRSIQQRDICMVFQSYALFPHMSLGENVGYGLKMLGVSRADVKTRVKEALAMVDLEGFEDRYVDQISGGQQQRVALARALILKPKVLLFDEPLSNLDANLRRSMRDKIRELQKQFDITSLYVTHDQSEAFAVSDTVLVMNKGHIMQIGSPQDLYRQPASRFMASFMGDANLFPAHFSDDAVDIYGYRLPRPAHFAAQGKGTVGVRPEAITLSDRGEESQRCVIRHVAYMGPQYEVTVEWHGQEILLQVNATRLQPDIGEQYFLEIHPYGMFVLADAA, via the coding sequence TCATCGACAATATCAATCTCACCATCCCGCAAGGGCAGATGGTGACGCTGCTTGGTCCGTCCGGCTGTGGCAAGACCACGATTCTGCGCCTGGTCGCCGGTCTGGAAAAACCAAGCGAAGGGCAGATTTTTATTGATGGCGAGGACGTCACCCATCGCTCTATTCAGCAGCGTGATATCTGTATGGTGTTCCAGTCGTATGCCCTGTTCCCACATATGTCGCTGGGAGAAAACGTCGGCTACGGTCTGAAGATGCTGGGCGTGTCGCGCGCCGATGTGAAGACGCGGGTGAAAGAAGCGCTGGCGATGGTCGATCTGGAAGGATTCGAGGACCGCTATGTGGATCAGATTTCCGGCGGCCAACAGCAGCGCGTGGCGCTGGCGCGCGCGCTGATCCTCAAACCGAAGGTGCTGCTGTTTGACGAACCGCTGAGTAACCTCGACGCCAACCTGCGCCGCAGCATGCGCGATAAGATCCGTGAGCTGCAAAAGCAGTTTGATATCACCTCGCTGTACGTTACCCACGATCAAAGCGAAGCCTTTGCGGTTTCCGACACCGTGCTGGTGATGAACAAGGGACATATCATGCAGATCGGGTCGCCGCAGGATCTTTATCGTCAGCCTGCGTCCCGCTTTATGGCCAGCTTCATGGGCGACGCTAACCTATTCCCGGCCCATTTTAGCGATGACGCGGTCGATATCTACGGCTATCGCCTGCCCCGCCCCGCGCACTTTGCGGCCCAGGGTAAGGGTACCGTGGGCGTACGCCCGGAAGCGATTACCTTAAGCGATCGCGGCGAGGAGAGTCAGCGCTGTGTGATTCGGCATGTGGCCTATATGGGACCGCAGTATGAGGTGACGGTGGAGTGGCATGGGCAGGAAATTCTGTTACAGGTCAACGCCACTCGTCTGCAACCGGATATTGGCGAGCAGTATTTCCTCGAAATCCATCCGTACGGGATGTTTGTGTTAGCGGACGCCGCGTAG
- a CDS encoding beta-galactosidase yields the protein MTFTTDSLAAVLARRDWENPGVTQLNRLEAHPPFASWRDATEARDNHPSSSVRSLNGAWKFNWFASPEAVPESWRLSDLDTADTIVVPSNWQMHGYDAPVYTNVTYPIPVNPPYVPHENATGCYSLTFNINEAERRDGQTRIIFDGVNSAFHLWCNGRWVGYGQDSRLPSEFDLSAFLVSGENRLAVMVLRWSDGSYLEDQDMWRMSGIFRDVSLLNKPATQISDLRITTHLNEDFSRAILAADVSMRGEPRDCLRVTVQLWDGDVLMGESTAPFGSEIIDERGAYGDRTTLRLNVDNPSLWSAETPHLYRAVVQLHTADGTLIEAEACDVGFRRVSIENGLLLLNGKPLLIRGTNRHEHHPENGQVMDEETMVQDIILMKQNNFNAVRCSHYPNHPRWYTLCDRYGLYVVDEANIETHGMVPMNRLSDDPTWLPAMSQRVTRMVQRDRNHPSIIIWSLGNESGHGANHDALYRWLKSEDPSRPVQYEGGGADTAATDIICPMYARVDQDQPFPAVPKWSIKKWLSLPGEQRPLILCEYAHAMGNSLGGFAKYWQAFRQYPRLQGGFVWDWVDQSLIKYDDKGNPWSAYGGDFGDTPNDRQFCMDGLVFADRTPHPSLYEAKHAQQFFQFTLLPGAERKIEVTSEYLFRHSDNEILHWSIALEGNPIATGEIPLDIAAQGRQVITLPDIAQPDSAGQLWLTVRVEQPQATAWSPAGHVSAWQQWPLEEKLNIICSPRARTAPQLSVTDAAFHVALHTTRWEFCRQQGTLTQYWIGDEAQLLTPLSDRFTRAPLDNDIGVSEATRIDPNAWVERWKAAGHYQLQAVLLQCDADALADAVQIATVHAWQYQGNTLFISRKIWRIDGHGEMQIAVDVDVASGTPHPARIGLTCQLAQVAERVNWLGLGPHENYPDRLSAACFDRWDLSLDEMYTPYVFPSENGLRCGTRELKYGAHVWRGDFQFNISRYSQKQLMETSHRHLLQPEAGSWLNVDGFHMGVGGDDSWSPSVSPEFQLSAGRYHYQIVWGQK from the coding sequence ATGACATTCACTACGGACTCACTCGCCGCCGTACTGGCTCGACGCGACTGGGAAAATCCCGGCGTCACACAGCTTAACCGTCTGGAGGCACATCCTCCTTTTGCCAGTTGGCGCGACGCGACTGAGGCGCGAGACAATCATCCCTCATCATCGGTTCGTAGCCTGAACGGTGCGTGGAAATTTAACTGGTTCGCCTCGCCGGAAGCGGTGCCGGAAAGTTGGCGACTGAGCGATCTGGATACTGCCGATACGATCGTTGTGCCATCAAACTGGCAGATGCACGGCTATGACGCGCCAGTTTATACCAACGTAACCTATCCGATCCCGGTCAATCCGCCGTACGTGCCTCATGAAAATGCAACGGGTTGTTATTCGCTCACATTCAATATCAACGAAGCCGAACGTCGCGATGGACAGACGCGAATTATCTTTGATGGCGTGAATTCCGCCTTTCATCTCTGGTGCAACGGGCGTTGGGTGGGCTACGGTCAGGACAGTCGCCTGCCGTCCGAATTTGATCTCAGCGCGTTTCTGGTCAGCGGTGAGAACCGTCTGGCGGTGATGGTGCTGCGCTGGAGCGATGGCAGCTATCTGGAAGATCAGGATATGTGGCGGATGAGCGGCATCTTTCGCGATGTCTCCCTGTTAAATAAACCCGCCACCCAAATCAGCGATCTACGCATCACCACCCACCTCAACGAAGATTTCAGCCGGGCAATATTGGCAGCCGACGTCAGCATGCGCGGTGAGCCGCGTGACTGTCTGCGGGTGACCGTTCAACTATGGGATGGCGACGTGCTGATGGGCGAAAGCACCGCGCCTTTTGGCAGTGAGATTATTGATGAGCGCGGTGCCTACGGCGATCGCACGACTCTGCGTCTGAATGTTGACAATCCTTCACTGTGGAGCGCCGAAACGCCGCATCTTTATCGCGCGGTCGTACAACTGCATACCGCTGACGGCACACTTATTGAAGCCGAGGCCTGCGATGTCGGCTTCCGCCGGGTGAGCATTGAAAACGGCCTGCTGTTGTTGAACGGTAAACCTCTGCTGATTCGCGGTACCAACCGGCATGAACATCACCCTGAAAACGGCCAGGTGATGGACGAAGAAACGATGGTGCAGGACATCATTCTGATGAAACAGAATAACTTTAATGCCGTGCGCTGCTCCCACTATCCGAACCACCCGCGATGGTACACGCTCTGCGATCGCTATGGTCTGTACGTGGTGGATGAGGCCAACATCGAGACCCACGGCATGGTGCCGATGAATCGCCTGAGCGACGACCCGACCTGGCTGCCCGCGATGAGCCAGCGTGTGACGCGAATGGTACAGCGCGATCGCAACCATCCGAGCATTATCATCTGGTCACTGGGGAACGAATCGGGTCACGGCGCCAACCATGACGCACTGTACCGCTGGCTGAAATCAGAAGACCCGTCACGCCCGGTGCAGTATGAAGGCGGCGGCGCGGACACTGCGGCGACGGATATCATTTGCCCGATGTATGCCCGTGTCGATCAGGATCAGCCGTTCCCGGCGGTACCGAAGTGGTCAATCAAAAAATGGCTGTCGCTGCCCGGTGAGCAGCGCCCGCTCATCTTGTGCGAATACGCTCACGCGATGGGCAACAGTCTGGGAGGGTTCGCCAAATACTGGCAGGCGTTCCGTCAGTATCCACGCTTGCAGGGAGGTTTCGTCTGGGACTGGGTCGATCAGTCGCTGATTAAATACGATGACAAAGGCAACCCCTGGTCCGCGTACGGCGGCGACTTTGGCGACACGCCTAACGATCGCCAGTTCTGTATGGATGGACTGGTGTTTGCCGACCGGACACCGCATCCGTCGCTGTATGAAGCGAAGCACGCGCAGCAGTTTTTCCAGTTTACGCTTCTACCGGGTGCCGAACGTAAGATTGAGGTCACCAGCGAATACCTGTTCCGCCATAGCGATAATGAGATCCTGCACTGGTCGATTGCGCTGGAAGGCAACCCAATAGCCACCGGGGAGATCCCGCTTGATATCGCTGCGCAGGGCCGTCAGGTTATCACCCTCCCCGACATCGCGCAGCCTGACAGCGCGGGTCAGCTCTGGCTAACGGTGCGCGTGGAGCAACCGCAGGCAACCGCATGGTCGCCCGCCGGTCATGTCAGCGCCTGGCAACAGTGGCCGCTGGAGGAAAAACTGAACATCATCTGCTCGCCGCGAGCCCGTACTGCGCCGCAACTCAGCGTCACTGATGCGGCCTTTCACGTGGCACTTCACACGACGCGTTGGGAATTCTGCCGTCAGCAGGGCACGTTAACGCAATACTGGATTGGCGATGAAGCCCAGTTACTGACACCGCTGAGCGATCGGTTCACCCGTGCGCCACTGGATAACGATATTGGCGTCAGTGAAGCGACCCGCATTGACCCCAATGCCTGGGTCGAGCGCTGGAAAGCCGCCGGGCATTATCAGCTCCAGGCGGTACTGCTGCAGTGCGATGCCGACGCCCTTGCCGACGCGGTACAGATCGCCACCGTCCACGCCTGGCAGTATCAGGGCAACACTTTGTTTATTAGCCGTAAAATCTGGCGTATTGACGGCCACGGCGAAATGCAGATTGCCGTTGATGTCGATGTCGCCAGCGGTACGCCGCATCCGGCACGTATCGGCCTGACCTGCCAACTGGCGCAGGTAGCAGAACGGGTCAACTGGCTGGGGCTCGGTCCACATGAAAACTACCCGGACCGCCTGTCTGCCGCCTGTTTTGACCGTTGGGATTTGTCACTGGATGAGATGTATACGCCGTATGTCTTCCCGAGCGAAAACGGCCTGCGCTGTGGTACGCGGGAACTGAAGTACGGTGCGCACGTCTGGCGTGGCGACTTCCAGTTCAACATTAGTCGCTACAGCCAGAAGCAACTGATGGAAACCAGCCACCGTCACCTGCTGCAACCGGAAGCCGGGAGCTGGCTGAATGTTGATGGTTTCCATATGGGCGTCGGTGGAGACGACTCCTGGAGCCCATCGGTGTCGCCGGAATTCCAGTTGAGCGCCGGGCGTTATCACTACCAGATTGTCTGGGGCCAAAAATAA
- a CDS encoding helix-turn-helix domain-containing protein, with the protein MRPVTVAIVAVEDFSPFHFSVPCIMFSEKAAAKKRFEVQICAEIPGVVASREGFSVTAPQGLEAVTAADIVIVPWWGTTDRRPPQSLLDALVQARQNGAQVVGLCLGAFVLGYAGLLDGRRAATHWEFEADFQARFPDAHLDINALYVDDDGIITSAGTAAALDCCLYLIRQRFGSTVANQIARRMIVPPHREGGQAQFIAQPVAKNTQDQRINSLLDYLRQHSHEQHDLDSLAKKVMMSRRTLSRHFMQATGSGVAQWLINERLRRSQELLESTSLPVERIAGEVGFLSPVTWRQHFKSRFGVSPAEWRKTFQGVAS; encoded by the coding sequence ATGCGCCCTGTCACCGTCGCGATCGTCGCCGTTGAAGATTTCAGTCCGTTTCACTTCTCGGTGCCGTGCATCATGTTCAGTGAAAAAGCGGCTGCAAAGAAACGCTTTGAGGTGCAGATTTGCGCTGAAATCCCAGGTGTTGTCGCCTCCCGGGAAGGCTTTTCCGTCACCGCACCCCAGGGACTGGAGGCGGTGACCGCAGCCGATATCGTGATTGTCCCCTGGTGGGGAACGACCGACCGCCGCCCGCCGCAGTCGCTGCTCGATGCGCTGGTTCAGGCCCGACAAAACGGCGCGCAGGTGGTTGGATTGTGCCTGGGGGCATTTGTCCTCGGCTATGCAGGACTGCTGGACGGCAGGCGCGCCGCCACCCACTGGGAGTTTGAAGCCGATTTTCAGGCGCGTTTTCCGGACGCGCACCTGGATATCAACGCCCTGTATGTCGACGATGACGGTATCATCACCTCGGCAGGCACCGCCGCCGCGCTCGACTGCTGTCTGTATCTCATCCGCCAGCGGTTTGGCAGCACGGTGGCGAATCAGATTGCGCGCCGGATGATTGTGCCGCCGCATCGCGAGGGCGGTCAGGCGCAGTTTATTGCCCAGCCGGTGGCGAAAAACACCCAGGATCAACGGATTAACAGCCTGCTGGACTATCTGCGCCAGCATAGCCATGAACAGCACGACCTGGATTCGCTGGCGAAAAAAGTGATGATGAGTCGCCGCACGCTGAGCCGTCATTTTATGCAAGCAACCGGCTCAGGCGTCGCCCAATGGTTGATCAATGAACGCCTGCGCCGTAGCCAGGAACTGCTGGAATCCACCTCGCTTCCCGTTGAGCGTATCGCCGGGGAGGTCGGTTTTCTGTCCCCGGTGACCTGGCGTCAGCATTTTAAGTCTCGCTTTGGCGTCAGCCCGGCTGAATGGCGAAAAACCTTTCAGGGTGTGGCATCATAG
- a CDS encoding autotransporter outer membrane beta-barrel domain-containing protein: MGAEAVSAATAALTVQVAQRYPAVIWLINNSVITGGAPYRSGGEAGAALSLTGGSNTLTLNTGSIITGDIRLADGTSDSATTLQVVSNDAANRAINGNLTVGQAASVTLAEQPIEFSGNASFADESSLTLGEGVSLKAASLSVGDNASLNANITHWDMHDILLVETTNGITGAFSYSNALVAGMSQPDFAYINAGSRIIQYSLYWNGLDADAHGTFTLDEGRTFDLGVALADNTAHVNPAWDGKSLTKAGEGTLILSAENTYTGSTYVSEGMLKTTTSNAFANTSGVTVGEEGTLNLNGNSQTVNALDNRGTLLIDDDGVPPSSPLSVMLTGDVTNSGNIILNNSATSAGNTLTIDGDYTGNGGNLSLGTVLGGDSSLTDKLVVTGNATGTTYVQVSNENGSGALLHEGIKIIETGSSTADAFVQRGRIVAGSYEYHVKQGTASGSDRNNWYLTSLTDTPDPDDSSEVVNNDRPAPGDSSDAVHIYRPEAGSYASNLAAANTLFNTRLQDRQGGAWYTDPATGERHMTSLWLRTAGGRNKSRMSDDQNTSSSNRVVVQVGGALLQGSANGTDSYQLGAMAGYGKQDNDTHNRLSGYGSRGEVSGYSAGLYGTWYQNAVDKTGLYVDSWVLYNWFDNTVKGDEIAQERYKSKGLTASLESGYAFHMGSFTTAGDIESSVYLRPQAQVTWMGVKANDHTEKNGTRVQGQGDNNIQTRLGMRLYANGKSAAEKGTVREFEPFIEANWIHNTKQYGVRMNDTSTSLQGSRNVAEVKVGVEGRLTRDLSVWGNVAQQMGNNGFHDTSGVLGIKYQF, encoded by the coding sequence TTGGGGGCAGAGGCAGTTTCGGCAGCAACGGCGGCGCTAACGGTGCAGGTGGCGCAGCGATATCCGGCAGTAATCTGGCTCATTAATAACAGCGTTATCACCGGCGGTGCTCCCTACCGGAGCGGTGGCGAAGCGGGGGCGGCTCTCAGTCTTACCGGCGGCAGCAACACGCTGACGCTGAATACCGGCTCGATTATCACTGGTGATATCCGGCTGGCCGACGGTACAAGCGACAGCGCGACAACGTTGCAGGTAGTCAGTAATGATGCGGCAAACCGGGCCATCAACGGTAATCTGACGGTGGGTCAGGCGGCAAGCGTAACGCTGGCAGAACAACCGATTGAATTTTCCGGTAACGCGTCGTTTGCCGACGAGTCGTCGCTCACCCTTGGCGAAGGCGTCAGCCTCAAGGCGGCGTCTCTCTCGGTTGGCGATAACGCGTCGCTTAATGCCAATATCACCCACTGGGATATGCACGACATTCTTCTGGTTGAAACCACGAACGGTATTACGGGCGCGTTTTCTTACAGTAATGCCCTCGTCGCGGGCATGAGCCAACCTGACTTTGCCTATATCAACGCCGGTTCTCGGATCATTCAATACTCCCTGTACTGGAACGGTCTGGACGCCGATGCGCACGGGACGTTCACGCTTGATGAGGGCAGAACCTTCGATCTCGGCGTTGCCCTGGCTGACAATACGGCGCACGTCAACCCGGCCTGGGACGGTAAAAGCCTGACCAAAGCAGGAGAAGGCACGCTGATACTGTCAGCGGAAAATACCTATACGGGGTCGACCTATGTCAGCGAAGGCATGCTGAAGACGACGACGTCGAATGCATTCGCCAATACCTCCGGCGTAACCGTCGGTGAGGAAGGGACGCTTAACCTGAACGGCAACAGCCAGACCGTCAACGCGTTGGATAACCGTGGAACTCTGCTGATTGATGATGATGGTGTTCCGCCTTCTTCCCCTCTTAGCGTCATGCTGACTGGCGACGTGACTAACAGCGGCAATATTATTCTCAACAACAGCGCAACCAGCGCCGGGAATACGCTGACCATCGATGGCGACTATACGGGTAACGGCGGTAACCTTTCGCTGGGCACCGTTCTCGGCGGCGACAGTAGCCTGACGGATAAGCTGGTGGTTACCGGCAACGCGACCGGTACGACCTATGTGCAGGTTAGCAATGAGAATGGCTCAGGGGCGTTGCTACATGAAGGGATTAAAATCATTGAGACCGGGAGTTCTACGGCAGATGCCTTTGTACAACGAGGTCGTATCGTGGCGGGAAGCTATGAATATCACGTGAAGCAGGGAACGGCTTCCGGTAGTGACAGGAATAACTGGTATTTAACCAGTCTGACGGACACTCCTGATCCTGACGACTCCTCTGAGGTTGTTAACAACGATCGGCCTGCACCAGGCGATTCTTCTGATGCAGTCCACATCTATCGCCCTGAGGCAGGAAGCTATGCCAGCAACCTGGCGGCAGCGAATACGCTGTTTAACACCCGGCTGCAGGACCGTCAGGGAGGAGCATGGTATACCGACCCCGCTACCGGGGAACGCCATATGACCAGCTTGTGGCTGCGCACGGCAGGCGGGCGCAACAAGAGCCGGATGTCTGACGATCAGAACACATCCTCGTCCAACCGCGTTGTCGTGCAGGTCGGCGGCGCGTTGCTCCAGGGCAGCGCGAACGGTACCGATAGCTATCAACTGGGCGCAATGGCGGGCTATGGTAAGCAGGATAACGACACCCATAACAGGCTCTCAGGCTACGGTTCTCGTGGCGAGGTGAGCGGCTACAGCGCCGGTCTGTACGGAACCTGGTACCAGAACGCCGTGGATAAAACCGGGCTGTATGTCGATTCCTGGGTACTCTATAACTGGTTTGATAATACGGTTAAAGGCGATGAGATTGCTCAGGAGCGCTATAAAAGCAAGGGGCTGACGGCGTCGCTGGAGTCGGGTTACGCTTTCCACATGGGGTCATTCACGACGGCAGGCGACATAGAAAGTAGCGTCTATCTTCGCCCACAGGCGCAGGTCACCTGGATGGGGGTGAAGGCTAACGACCATACCGAGAAAAATGGTACGCGGGTTCAGGGCCAGGGTGACAATAATATTCAGACCCGTCTGGGCATGCGCCTTTACGCTAATGGAAAAAGCGCCGCGGAAAAAGGAACCGTACGCGAGTTTGAACCCTTTATCGAGGCGAACTGGATACACAACACGAAGCAGTACGGCGTCAGGATGAATGACACGAGTACTTCCCTGCAGGGAAGTCGAAACGTCGCTGAGGTGAAAGTGGGCGTCGAGGGGCGGTTGACCCGGGATCTCAGCGTGTGGGGCAACGTGGCTCAACAAATGGGTAATAACGGCTTTCACGACACGAGCGGTGTGCTGGGGATAAAATACCAGTTCTAA